One genomic segment of Bradyrhizobium diazoefficiens includes these proteins:
- a CDS encoding ABC transporter substrate-binding protein, protein MPGRRSLATLAMLAVGVLVTTPALAQKKYDPGASDTEIKIGNIMPYSGPASSYGVIGKTEAAYFKMINDQGGINGRKINFISYDDAYSPPKAIEQARKLVESDEVLLIFQSLGTPSNSAIMKYMNAKKVPQLFVASGGTKFGDPKNFPWTMGFQPNYQSEGRIYAKYIRDHFPNSKIAVFWQNDDAGKDQFKGLKDGLGDKANMIIADKSYEVSDPSIDSQIVALHDSGADIFFSWAAPKGSAQAIRKVGELGWKPKFFLANTATSIASVLKPAGLEYSKDITSTAYLKDPTDPTWDKDPAVIAWRAFMDKYYPEGDKANANNLYGYVQAEAMAQVLKQCGDNLTRENAMKQAANLRDFHTDLMLPGIMVNTSPDDYFPIEQMQLMRFNGQAWELFGEVITGEVGHERGQ, encoded by the coding sequence ATGCCGGGTCGTCGCAGCCTTGCTACCCTCGCCATGCTTGCTGTCGGAGTGCTGGTCACGACACCGGCCCTGGCGCAGAAGAAATACGACCCGGGCGCGAGCGACACCGAAATCAAGATCGGCAACATCATGCCCTATAGCGGGCCGGCGTCCTCTTATGGCGTGATCGGCAAGACCGAGGCCGCATACTTCAAGATGATCAACGACCAAGGCGGCATCAACGGGCGCAAGATCAATTTCATCAGCTATGACGATGCCTATTCACCGCCAAAGGCGATCGAGCAGGCGCGCAAGCTGGTCGAGAGCGACGAGGTCCTCCTGATCTTCCAGTCGCTCGGCACGCCCTCGAACTCCGCGATCATGAAGTACATGAATGCCAAGAAGGTGCCGCAGCTGTTCGTCGCCTCCGGCGGCACCAAGTTCGGAGACCCCAAGAACTTTCCGTGGACCATGGGCTTCCAGCCGAACTATCAGAGCGAGGGGCGGATCTACGCAAAGTACATCCGCGATCATTTTCCGAACAGCAAGATCGCCGTGTTCTGGCAGAACGACGATGCCGGCAAAGACCAGTTCAAGGGCCTGAAGGATGGGCTCGGCGACAAGGCCAATATGATCATCGCTGACAAGTCCTACGAGGTCAGCGATCCCTCGATCGACTCGCAGATCGTCGCCCTGCACGATTCCGGTGCCGACATCTTCTTCTCGTGGGCCGCGCCGAAAGGCTCGGCGCAGGCGATCCGGAAAGTGGGCGAACTCGGCTGGAAGCCGAAGTTCTTCCTCGCCAATACCGCAACATCCATCGCCTCGGTGCTCAAGCCGGCCGGGCTCGAATATTCCAAGGACATCACCTCGACCGCGTATCTGAAGGATCCGACCGACCCGACCTGGGACAAGGATCCGGCAGTGATCGCGTGGCGCGCCTTCATGGACAAGTACTATCCGGAAGGCGACAAGGCCAATGCCAACAACCTCTATGGCTACGTGCAGGCCGAGGCGATGGCGCAGGTGCTGAAGCAATGCGGCGACAATCTCACGCGCGAGAACGCGATGAAGCAGGCCGCGAACCTCAGGGATTTCCATACCGACCTGATGCTGCCGGGCATCATGGTCAACACCTCCCCGGACGATTATTTCCCGATCGAGCAGATGCAACTGATGCGTTTCAACGGGCAGGCCTGGGAGCTGTTCGGCGAGGTCATCACCGGCGAGGTCGGCCACGAGCGCGGCCAGTAG
- a CDS encoding O-antigen ligase family protein, with amino-acid sequence MIAEPSAWSGPADPQSLRSRWQALGHSAALVRAADLLVVLIAASLPWSTTAPSIFVGLWLLAVTPAIDWRDYARALLQPAFALPFAFLLLALVGMLWSDGDWPDRLHAIKPVAKLVLIPPLLYHFRRSERGFWVCLAFLGSCTLLAVYSWIVLLDPAWKITATASAGVPVKNYIDQSQEFTLCAFALALPALHFWRGRRAIPAAACLALILLFATNMVFVAAARTALLCIAVLLGLFAWKHLSRRAALVLLAGTVAASALAWATSPYLRQRITDVAIEYRHGHEDISRASTAQRLTYWRKALHAFAEAPLIGHGTGSIKRQFERASTNGSSLDAEVVSNPHNQTLNVAVQWGVLGIILLYAMWIAHLRLFLGEGLAAWIGLIAIVQNIASSLLNSHLFDFHEGWMYVLGVGVAGGMALKAEVKRPT; translated from the coding sequence ATGATTGCCGAACCCTCGGCATGGTCTGGCCCGGCAGATCCGCAAAGCTTGCGCAGCCGATGGCAGGCGCTCGGCCATTCGGCTGCGCTGGTCCGGGCGGCGGATCTGCTCGTCGTGCTGATCGCGGCGTCGCTGCCCTGGTCGACCACAGCGCCTTCGATCTTCGTCGGGCTCTGGCTGCTCGCGGTCACGCCGGCCATCGACTGGCGCGACTATGCGCGCGCGCTGCTGCAGCCCGCCTTTGCCCTGCCCTTCGCCTTCCTGCTGCTCGCGCTTGTGGGCATGCTGTGGTCGGATGGCGACTGGCCGGACCGGCTGCATGCGATCAAGCCGGTGGCAAAGCTGGTGCTGATTCCGCCGCTGCTCTATCATTTCCGCCGGTCCGAGCGCGGCTTTTGGGTTTGCCTCGCCTTTCTCGGCTCCTGCACGCTCCTTGCGGTCTACTCCTGGATCGTGCTGCTTGATCCCGCCTGGAAGATCACCGCGACCGCATCGGCCGGCGTGCCGGTCAAGAACTACATCGACCAGAGCCAGGAATTCACGCTGTGCGCCTTCGCACTGGCGCTGCCCGCGCTTCATTTCTGGCGCGGCCGAAGAGCGATCCCGGCAGCCGCCTGCCTCGCCTTGATCCTGCTGTTCGCCACCAACATGGTGTTCGTCGCCGCGGCCCGCACCGCTTTACTCTGTATCGCCGTGCTGCTCGGTCTATTCGCGTGGAAGCATCTCAGCCGGCGGGCGGCGCTGGTGCTGCTCGCCGGCACGGTGGCAGCGAGTGCGCTGGCCTGGGCGACATCGCCCTATCTGCGCCAGCGCATCACCGACGTCGCGATCGAATACCGCCACGGCCATGAGGACATCAGCCGCGCCTCGACCGCGCAGCGGCTGACCTATTGGCGCAAGGCGCTCCACGCCTTCGCCGAGGCGCCTCTGATCGGCCATGGCACCGGCTCGATCAAGCGCCAGTTCGAGCGCGCCTCAACGAATGGAAGCAGTCTGGATGCGGAGGTCGTCAGCAATCCGCACAACCAGACGCTCAACGTGGCGGTGCAGTGGGGCGTGCTCGGCATCATCCTGCTCTATGCGATGTGGATCGCGCACCTGCGCCTGTTCCTGGGCGAGGGTCTTGCGGCCTGGATCGGCCTCATCGCGATCGTCCAGAACATCGCGAGCTCGCTTTTGAACTCGCATCTGTTCGATTTCCACGAGGGCTGGATGTATGTGCTCGGCGTCGGCGTTGCCGGCGGCATGGCGCTGAAGGCCGAGGTGAAGCGCCCGACGTGA
- a CDS encoding glycosyltransferase family 4 protein — MKQNILVVSESLGQPNHKRGIFHFTRELVRSLASEGHELTLLVETSKRYRKLCRRERRTRLFPAQSRNIELLALYRFLDEINVSGPVTLSGTARKFDWLRHRAGLLLSRDNILCLLRAIGLRGLSAQLIENRAAALEYIPPDLSHLELFRDFQLEPGFFNYQDSSAFFLLPPPRIDARDYDLIVVDTPTRIAIRRKPNAKVICVVHDLLPLTDLKLSDIATRQFLARIRTSLRQADELAFVSNYSMMRFRELLPQFAHLPARVVYPRTRFDAPDVLHLPAPSGRPGRPSFVVIVSNEPRKNVAIVIRAFRNIPQADLVVIGYAGQISRMRSLPKNIRFAGYVDEHEKAALIAEAHGVIMPSLAEGFGIPIIEALAANTPVLCSDIAVFREVAGDLADYFDPFSTEAIAASVTRVLTRQEECRGKIRARRHELAKRFGYETQARDFLGHELPRERLAAAQ; from the coding sequence ATGAAACAGAACATTCTCGTGGTCTCCGAGTCACTCGGACAACCCAATCACAAGCGCGGCATCTTCCACTTCACCCGGGAATTGGTCCGTTCGCTCGCCTCGGAAGGCCACGAACTCACGCTGCTGGTGGAGACCTCGAAGCGTTACCGCAAGCTATGCCGGCGCGAGCGACGCACCAGGCTGTTTCCGGCGCAGTCGCGCAATATCGAGCTGCTCGCTCTTTACCGCTTCCTCGACGAGATCAACGTGAGCGGGCCGGTGACACTCAGCGGCACGGCTCGCAAGTTCGACTGGCTCCGCCACAGGGCCGGCCTGTTGCTGTCGCGGGACAATATCCTCTGCCTCCTGCGCGCGATCGGCCTGCGTGGCCTGAGCGCGCAGCTGATCGAGAACCGCGCTGCCGCGCTCGAATACATTCCGCCGGATCTGAGCCACCTCGAACTGTTCCGCGACTTCCAGCTCGAGCCTGGATTCTTCAATTATCAGGACTCCTCGGCCTTCTTCCTGCTGCCGCCGCCGCGGATCGATGCGCGCGACTATGACCTCATCGTCGTGGACACCCCGACGCGCATCGCGATCAGGCGCAAGCCGAACGCCAAAGTGATCTGCGTGGTGCACGATTTGTTGCCGCTCACCGACCTCAAGCTCAGCGACATCGCCACACGGCAGTTTTTGGCGCGAATCCGCACCAGCCTGCGTCAGGCCGATGAGCTCGCCTTCGTTTCAAACTATAGCATGATGCGGTTCAGGGAACTGTTGCCGCAATTTGCGCACCTGCCGGCGCGGGTCGTGTATCCCCGCACCCGGTTCGACGCCCCGGATGTCCTGCACCTCCCAGCCCCGTCGGGCCGTCCGGGGCGGCCGAGCTTTGTCGTGATCGTCTCGAACGAGCCGCGCAAGAACGTCGCCATCGTCATTCGCGCCTTCCGCAACATCCCCCAGGCCGATCTCGTGGTGATCGGCTATGCCGGCCAGATCAGCCGGATGCGGAGTCTTCCGAAAAACATCCGCTTCGCCGGCTACGTCGACGAGCATGAAAAAGCCGCGCTGATCGCGGAGGCTCATGGCGTGATCATGCCGAGCCTCGCCGAAGGTTTTGGCATCCCGATCATCGAAGCACTCGCTGCCAACACGCCGGTGCTGTGCTCGGACATCGCAGTGTTCCGCGAGGTCGCGGGCGACCTCGCCGATTATTTCGACCCGTTCTCGACCGAAGCGATCGCAGCCTCCGTTACCCGCGTGCTGACGCGGCAGGAGGAGTGCCGCGGCAAGATCCGCGCAAGGCGCCACGAGCTCGCCAAGCGCTTTGGCTACGAGACCCAGGCTCGCGATTTCCTCGGCCATGAGCTGCCCAGAGAACGGCTGGCCGCGGCACAATAG